The DNA sequence CGGGGGTGACCTTGTTCTCCGGTGCCTTGCCGAGCCGGGCGTAGTGCTCGATGCGCTTGGACCGGCGGCGGCATTCCTCGTATAGCCACTCGATGAACGCGAAGCAGCGGGCGAGGGTGTCGTCGTCGAAGCCGTTGCCGTACTCGGTCATGACCGGTTCCAGCACGGCGAAGTCGCCAACCCCCTTCAACTCGTAGCCCCGGATCTCCGTACGGGCGTCCAGGGCGGCGGCGAGGACCAGGTCCCGCAACGCGAACGTCTTGCCGCTGCCGGGTTGGCCGCCGAACAGGTAGTTGCGGAACATCAGGCTGACGTCGACGTTCTCCAGCCGGGGCGTGGTGGCCAGGGGGAACGGCTTGAACACGTCGACCTTCGCCGAGGCGGACAGCAGCGGCCACACGGGCTGTTTCATCTGCGACGCCGGTTCGTACCCGACCCACAACGCGAGGCGGCCGGTGTGTCCGTCGGCCGGTTCGGGCCACACCTGGTCGAGCGGCAGCCGCAGCGCGGACGCGAGCTTGCCCCGCCGGGCAACGACCTCGGAGGCTTCGACGCCGTAGGGCAGGTCGACAATGGCGATGTGGCCGGGGCCGTCGCGGTGGATGTCGACCGGAAACGAGATCGCACGCGGGTCTTTGGCGACCGCGGAGTTGATGCCGGACAGTCCGAGCGAGGTCAGGCCGCGTCGGACGAGTTCGGCGGTGAGCTTGCGGTAGCGGGTCGCTTCGGTCACCCGGTCGGTGATCGGCTTGTCATCCGGCCTTCCGACGCGGGCGAGCAGTCCGACCGCAAGCGCCGATGCGGCCCACGGCGCCCACTCGGGTACGGGGCCGTAGGCGAGGATCAGGCCGGCGGTCGTGGTCGCGCCGGCCCCGGCGGCGAGCAGCCACCACCGCCACGTCGCCTGCCGCTGACGGCGGGCGTCGAGCTTCAACCACTGGTCGATGTCCGACGACGAACCACGGCCAGCGGCAGCCTGCCGAAGCCCGTAGTTGCCGTCCTCGGCACTGGCCCACAACAGCAGACGGCCCGTGCCCTTAAACAGCCCGACCGGGCACCACACCAGCAGCTTCCCGGCGTACTTCGGCAGCCGGACCGCGTGGAACGCGGACACGTACCCGAGGTCTTTGAGCTGCCAGCGAATCGCGGCCTTGATGCCGCGCATGGTGTAGGCCCAGCGGGGCAGAATCGCCCGCCGGTCCGGGCGACGGGTCGGGGTGAAACCGGGGTCGTCGTCCCGGTCAACCGGCGCACCGAGCGTCGGCGCGTCGTCGTCAAGGGACTCCGCATCCCCGCCGTCGTCGGGGTCGATGTCGTCGGCGGCCGGGCCGGTGGAGGTGCCCCCCGCCCCGGCACGGCGGTTGCGGACCTTGTCCAGGTCGACCACCTCGGCGTCGACCACCTCACCATCGATGATCCGGCCGTCGAAGTCGTCGGGCTGGTAAGCGTTGCTGCTCATTGCTTCTCCAGTCAGAGAGTTTCGGGTTTCGGTGGGGTGGCGGTGCGGCCCGGTTGGTGGTTACGGGCCGCACCGCGCGGTAGGGGTTGGTCAGCGGTTGCAGGTGTTGGCGTGGCTGGACAGCAGCGCCAATGCCGGGGCGAGTCCGGCCTTGTACTGGTTGAGGCCGCATCCGGTGCAGATCACGCTGTAGTGGCCGGCGCCGTCCATGAGCACGTACGCCTCACGAAGGCCCTTGGTGTAGACGGTTCGCGATACCTGCTGCATGTCTCGGGTCCTCTCCGGTCAGGCGATGATCAGGGCGGCGGCGAACAGGAAGAACAGGTGAAACGACTGGTCAAGCGCGTACGCGCCGGTCCCGAGCGACGGGTTGTCGTCCCGACCGGGGCGGGGCGTGCCGAGGGCGTAGAAGCGGGCCGAGCCGAGCAGCTCGGCGAGCCGGCGCAGCGGGGTACGGCGGTCGGCGATGTAGTGCGACACCGCCGACACCGCCAGACCGACCACGACCGGCCACACATCCAGCCGCAGCCCGGTCGTAGCCATCACGGCGACCAGGGCGAGCAGGGCGGTCAGGGTGTAGGTGGTGACGTGGGCGGCGCAGGCGATCCGGCCGACCCAGCCGGGGCGGCCCTTGCAGTCGGCCTGGTGCTGGGTCTGTACCCAGTGGTCGGCGACCTGGTGAGCGACGTAGAGAGCGGCGAACACGGCGGCGAAGGTCGCCACCGGACCGGGGGAATCTGCGAGCATTGGTGGTCTCTCCTGATGTCAGGTGATGGACGGGGAGACCGGCGGCACGGCACGGTTTCTCAGGCCTTTGGGCCGTGCCGCCGGGCGGGGTCACGCTTCGTCGGTGCTGTGCAGCAGGTGCGCGAGGGCGGCGCCCATGCCGAGGACCACGACGGGCAGGCAGGCGACGGCGGTGGTGATCCACCAGGGGGCGGCGGTCATGCCGGCGGCGGTCATCAGGTGGTAGGCGACCTGCCCGGCCGCACCCACGACCAAAGAGCCGAGCGCCGACCACTTGGCGAACCGGCGAGCCTTGCCCGGCGCCCGACCGGACAGCCACACCCACATCGCGTACGCGGCGTAGGTTTCGACGCCGATCGGAAGCGTGATCGCGGTGTTCAGGCTCAGGTCGTCCCAGATGCCCGGCAGCGGGTTCACGACACCGAACCCGGCGAGTTCGCCGAGTTCGACCCACCCGGACCAGATGGCCACGAAGGCCGGCAGGGCGAGCAGGAGTACCGGCCACGCCACCGGCCGACGCGGCTCACGCGGCTTTGCGGGGGTGGTGTCGGGTTCGGTGGTGGTGATGTTGGAACCCGGGTGTCCGTCAACCGCCACCAGCGGCGACGTCTCGGCGACCGTCGCCGGTTCGGCGGGGGTCGGGTCCGGGGCGACCTCGGTGGTGGACTCGGGTACGGCCGGGGTCGGTGCCGGGTCCGGGCCGATCGGTTCCGGGTAGTCGTAGACCGGGATGGCGGGCTTGGCGGTCAGCCGTTCGATCAGCGCGGTCGCCTTCGGCGCGCCGATCCGCAGTTCCTTCATCAGGTGGTTGCGGGGCGGGGTCTTGCCGAGCTTGGCGGTCAGGGCTTTCGCGTCGGGGAGCAGGTCTTCGACGGTGCGCGGGTGCGCACTGGCGGGGGCGGTCATGGGGTGCCTCCTTCGGCACAGTCAAGGCACTCGCCGAGCGAGCGCGGGATGAAGTACCAACGGACGGTGTGGCAGGTGGAGCAGGTACGGCGGGCCAACAGCGCCTTGTCGATCGCGGCGCGTTGGGCGGGGGTTGCGGTGCGCTTGGGGCGGGCCAGGTCGACCTTGTAGAGGTAGGCGACGCGGTCACCGCCGACACCGCGCCACATGACCTGCGCGGCGATCGGCTGGCCGCCAGGGCGTAGGCCGGCGGCGCGGAGTTGGCGGCGGGTGGCGTAGCCGGGCGGGGCACCTCGCCACCAGAAGGTGGGGAGGCCGTAACGGTCGCCTTCCGGGTCGTGAAACGCGGCGCGGGTCCGGGCCACGACCGGCGCCTAGGCGGCGAGGCGGGTCGGCTTGACCGGGCTACCAATCACGGCGGCGGCCCGCGTGACGCGGTGCTCGGCGCGACGCAGCCGGCGCCAGTCCAACGGCGTTGGACCGCCGTGGTCGGCGGCGTTGATGAGGGCGATCTCCGCGTCGAGCAGGTCCAACTCGGCGGCGATCACCGGCCACTCCTGGTCGATTGCGTCTAGGTCGGCGGCGGTCGGTTCGTCGGGGGCGAGACGGTTCCGCACGGGAAACCTCCGTGTCGATGGGATGGGGAAGCCGCAGCGGAATGAACCGAGGTGGTCCGTGCCGCCGCGCCGAGGGTGGGATGGGTGATCAGTCGAGGGGGCCGCAGGTGTGGTCACGCTGCGACCCGTGGCAGCCGCACGACAGGTAGCCGCCCACGTCGATCAGGTCGTCGTCCATCGGGCCGGTGTCGCACCCGCCGTTGATCAGGCCAGACGAGTTGTGGTCACGAACGTCGACCCCGCAATTGCGCGGGCAGGAGACGTAGTAGGGCCGCACAGGCAGCCCTCCTTTCCGTAGCAGGGAAGGGGTTCAGCGCTCGCTATCCGTCCGCTCGCCACGCTCGACCGGGACCTACCGGCGTCGTCGCACAGATACCGCTCGCAGCCTCGCGAGCGCCTTTTCCTGTCGCTGTTCAGTTCTCAATGACCGTGCGCGCGGGGGTCCGTACGCAAACGCCGCAGCCGAAGCCGCAACGCCGACGCCGACAACCTTCCGGACTTGTCGTTCCTGGCTAGCCAGGTGCGATGAGATGACCGTAGGTCTGCCTGGCTAGTCAGGTCAAGCGGGTGTGGCAAAGTTTCTCAACTTGGCTAGTCAGCGCTACCGTGGGCAGGTGAGTGAGAACCTTGACTTCCTTGGTCAGCTAGACCCCGACGACCCGAAACAGGCGTCGCAGCAAATCGCGAACAAGCTGCGCGCTGCGATCCTCACGCGCCGACTTGCCCCCGGCGACAAGCTGCCATCACAACCCGAGCTAGCTACCCGCTACAGCGTGGCGCGAGAGACGGTCAAGCGAGCCTTGGACCTGCTCCGGGCAGAGAGGCTGATTGTGTCCCGGCAGGGCAGCGGCGCGTTCGTCCGCGCCCAGACGCAGCGAGCCGTCGAGCTACGTCCGCACATCGAAGCCGTGTTCGAGCGACCTCACGTCAGCATCGACTTCGCGGGATTCTCTGGCGAGACGCTGCGTGACGCGCTTGCCGAAGCGCTCGACAAGGTACGCGTCGGCCGGCTCGCACCGGAAACGATCGCCGTGCGAGTCCTGATCTCCGATATGACCGTGCCGATGGCATTACCGTCACGAGCCGAGACGCAGGCCGACGACCCGGCGGTACGCGAGCGCGCGGAGCGGATCACCCGCCGCGCGGCGGAGGCAATCATCGACCAGGTCGCCGAGCTGGGCGACCTTGGCCTAGTCCGGTCGACCACCGTCGAGGTACGGATGCACCGGGCATCCCCGCTGTTCAAGCTCTACATCCTCAACGACGAAGAGGTCTTCTACGGCTTTTACCCGGTCGTTGAGCGCACCGTCTCTATCAAGGGGGAGCCGCTGGCGATCTACGACCTGATGGGCAAGGACGTGCCGCTGTTCCACTACGCGGTGACCGACGATGACGCCTCGCACGGTACGCAGTTCGTGGAAGCGTCTCGCCAGTGGTTTGACTCGGTGTGGTCGACCATCGCCTACCGGTACGACGGATGAACGCCGACCTTGGCAGGTTGCTTGCCGGGGTCGGCGCGGTGCTGCTCGACTTCGACGGGCCGGTGTGCAGCGTCTTCGCCGGCTACCCGGCGCCGCAGGTTGCCGCCGAGCTAGTCGACGTTCTGCGGCGGCACGGGGTCGACGTGCCGCCGGACCTCGCCAGCGAGCCGGATCCGCTTGAGGTGCTTCGCCGCACCGGCGCAACTGGCGACGATGGCGTTACGCGAATGGTGGAGGACGCGCTCTGCGCGGCCGAATGCCGGGCCGTCGAAACTGCCGAACCGACGCCGTACGGCCGAGAGGTCATCGTGGCTGCCCGACAAGCCGGGATGTCGGTGTCGGCGGTTAGCAATAACTCGGCCGGCGCGCTGAGCGCATACCTTACGGCGCACCGGCTGGCGGTGTATGTCTCGCCGGTGATTGGTCGGGCATACGCCGACCCAGGGCGCATGAAGCCCAACCCGGAACCGATCCTACGAGCCGTGCGAGCCCTCGGCATACCAGCGAGCCGATGCGTGTTGATTGGCGATTCGATGTCGGATATTGACGGAGCGCGAGCCGCCGGAGTGCGGTCAGTTGGCTATGCGAATCGTCCTTCCAAGGTTGAAAGCCTTCGGGCCGCCGGAGCGGACGCGGTGATCACGAGTATGGGTGAGTTGGCTGGCTCACTGATGGAGCGTACTGGTGGCTAATATTCAATCCAGCTCGACGAACACGCTGTCTGAGATCGATGTCATGTACCTCTTAATGTCGGAGCAGGCTACTACGCGTTAAGGGGTGAGTTGCAATACTTTCTCATGCCGTTCCGGGCCATCCGACTCACGCCAAGTGAGCGTAATGCTAACTGGGCCTGCCCAGCTACCCCAAGGAGCTTCATAGCGCACCACGAACTCCTGCGATTCTGGATCCAAGCGGTCTATTGGGACAGGGGGGAATTTCTCGTCAACCTGTACGAGATCCGTCTTCCCCTGGAACCCGCCATCCATGTCGATTTGACCCCTCAGATGAGCCTGTATGTCGAATGCAGGTCCCTGGCCAGAATTTCTGATGCTGAGGCGATGCTCCTCGGCGCCAAAGCGGGTTCGACTAAAGGTTACTCGAATGTCCGCGCGACTGCGTATCTCTTTGACAAATTCGAGCATTTGCCTATCGAGTGATATCTGTTGTTCCCGCAGGACGTCCTGCGCTTCTGTTAGTTCGGCCTGACGACCCGCCGTCTCTCTAGCTCGTCGCCGGTCGATCCACCATGTAAAAGCGCTAACGGCAATGGCCAGCCCGGCAATTATATTAGGAACTACTTCAACCACGTGTTACCTCCACTCAAGCCCGGGGGTGACGCCAGCGATCCGGCGGCAACTGCTGAGTACCGATGCAAAGGTAGGTCGGCGCTTCCCTTCCACACGACACCATCGACGAACTGACCGTCAGCGGTCGCGCCGAGTGGGCGCAGGCATCGCTACTCTCTCTTCGCTTCGACGGGCTGGTCGAGTTGTTGCTGTCGCTTGTTCTGCTCGTCGCGAAGTCTCTCTACGGATTCTGCAAACATCGAGTATGCGCGCGATTCATCTAATCCCTTATAGTTTCCTACCCGAAGTTCTACGGCTTCATATTCTCGTTCTATAGCATCTGCGGTTTGCTGTGAGTTGAAGCTTCGCTCATGGTACTTGAAGTAGCCCATGAAGCCCGCCGCGAGTCCGACAACAGTGCTTGCCCCTACAGTTACCCATCGCACATGCGCATAGGAGACGGAGGCTGTCGCGATTGCTGAAGTGGCGACAGATCCGACGATGATAACGCTTTGGAGACGATTGTGTAGTGCGCGAGTCTTTCCGGCATCCTCTCGAAACTGCGAAATTAGATCTGGCGTGTCATCCCTGTAGCGCTTCTGTGCTTGTAGTGCCGCGTCGAGTACATCGTTCGACCTTGAGTCTTCTTGTTCCTGGACGCGTCGCCGCACTAAGTGCAGTTTCTTGATAAAAACACGCGTCTTCCTTGTGCGCCTATATTGCCAGTAGGTAAGTGCTGGAGAAATGAGAAGGGATGCGCCGCATGCAATGTAGACCGCCGTGGATATGCGGGTTATCTCATCAATCTTCGAAGAGATTGCAAGGACCGCCAGTGCTATCAGCATCGAGTTTCCCGCGGTAATCCAGGCGATGCCAGCTTTCTTCCATATCTGTTGAAGGTGAAGCTTTTCTTCGGCGTCGATTATGCGACTGCGTACGTGGTCGATGTGCCAGTTGTCCGGACCGTCATCGTTGATCATGTCGATCAGCTCTTGCTTGTTCTTCGACTGATTGTCGCCGCGCCAAAGCCTTCTTGTATACGACCACATGCAGCAATATTATTGCGTGTCGATCTCCTGCCCAAGGTGCAAGTTTAGTCGGATTGCTGACACGGCGCCATGATCATATTTCGCTCGTTTGGTGGACTAAAAATATGGGGACTCCTGTCAGCTACGTTGCATGACCGACTGCAACTCTTCAACGGTAAGCCACGGCTTAGTGCGGTGGATCATCCGATGGCAGTTCGAGCAGATCAGGGCAAGGTCTGCAAGCCGAGTCTTAGTCGGGCCGGTGACATGGAGTGGCGTGCGGTGGTGGCATTCGATGTAATCGGTACCGCGGACGCCGTAGGTCTTGGCGAAGTCGAAGCCGCAGATTTCGCAGGCGATGGCCAGACCGTGGCGTTTGGCGTCCGCAATCTTGGCTCGCCTGATCTTTGGGTCGCGCTCTCGTCGTAGGTGTAGGCGTAGGAGTACGCCCCCCTCGTCCGCGGTCGGGTCCGGCACGTCGGGGTCGGGGCCAGCCGTGGGGGGTTCATCGGCGGCGAGAGCGGTGCGGATCGCCGCGGCAACTGCGTGCATCTCGGCAGGTCGAGCGATGAAGTCGTCCAAGACTTCCCGGTCGAGGCGGTTGCCGTTGGTCTTCTTGCCTAGGTATTGCGGGTGTGCGGTCGCGATGTCAGCCGTCTTGCGGCCAACGCCCGCGGCGTTTCGGAACTCCGGTCCGCGCTGGTCGACGGGATGGATGGCGGGCGACTGGAGAAGTTCAGATAGCTCCTTGACCCTTTGGTCGGCCGCGTCGAGCTGTCGCCATCCGTTCGCCTCGACCAGCGCACAGGCCAGGATGATCTCGTCCCGAGTCCAATCCGGGTTCCGCATGTAGCGCACGTCGAAGCCAAGCGCGGTGAGCCGAGGGACAACCGTCTTGTCTCCGCCGGAGAAGTCTTCAGAGACGAGCGGGGTGCCGGTGCTCTGTCCGTGCGCGTACCCCACGATGGCTTTCGAGTCGTAGAGCCGCCCCTGGTATTCCAGGTAGTACAGCTTGGAGCGGCCAAACCCAGCCAAGCGCAGGAACTCATCGCGGCCCAGTCGATCGAACTCGGCGATGGCGGCCAGCACGGCCGGGCGCGTGATGTCGGCAAGTGTCACGCCGCGACGATACGGCGTCGGTGCGACAGACCGCGGCCCCGAAGCTCCGCCCGTCGTCTCAAACGTCGTCTCATTCACGGGCGTCCAGCGGTGATCGGAGAGGATCATCCATCAAACATTTCAGCAGCTCACGAACGGTCGCAACCCTCGCCGATCGGCAGCAGGCAGACCTCGAAAGCGTGTGAGGGTTTACGCCCTCCGCGGGTTCAAATCCCGCCGCCACCGCTCGTACACAGGCTAGACGCCCGGCACCTCCAGCGCGGAGGACCGGGCGTTTCGCTGTTTCCTGACCGGTGACTCAGCGGTCCCGGCTGGACGGGAAGGCGTACCCGGGTGGCCGACGCGACGGTGGCGGAACCGTCGACACCGGCTCGCTATTGTCGGCGTGTGGTCGATCCGTGGGATGTGAGTGCCGGCGGGCTGCTGCGGCTGCCGTCCGGGCGGCTGGTTCGTGGCCGTGGGCTGATGCGGCCGCTGCCCGCCGGCCAGGTGCCGACCTTCGCCGTCTACCTGCTCGGCAAGCCGCCGCCGCCGGTCGACTGGGAGGCTCGTTGGCTGCACTGGCCGGACTTCCGGCTACCGCGCGACCGGGACGAGGCCCGGACCATGTTCCGCGAGGCGTGGGAGCGGTCGGCGACCGACCGGGTCGAGTTGGCCTGTTCCGGTGGCCGGGGCCGTACCGGCACGGCGCTGGCCTGCCTGGCGATCATTGACGGGGTGCCGGCCGACGAGGCTGTCACCTTCGTACGCGCGCACTACTCCCCGCACGCCGTCGAGACGCCGTGGCAGAAGCGCTACGTACGGCGCTTCCTCGCCTGATGTTCGACCTTCCGCACGCCGGTCGCCGGGAGATCGCCCCGGGTGCGGTGCACGTGCCACGGTGGCTCGACCCGGCGACGCAGCGCCGGCTGGTCGAGGCGTGCCAGGCGTGGGCGCGTGGGCCGGTTCCCGCCCGGGCGGCGACGCTGCCGGGCGGCGGCCGGACGTCGGTGCGTACGGTCTGTCTGGGCTGGCACTGGCAGCCGTACCGGTACAGCCGGACCGCCGACGACGCGGGCGGCGGGCGGGTGGCCGCGCTTCCCGACTGGCTTGCCGACCTGGGGCGGGCCGGACTCGCGGAGGCTCGTCAGGCGACGGCCCGGAGCTACCGGCCGGACACCGCCCTGATCAATTTCTACGACGACGCCGCGAAGATGGGCCTGCACCAGGACCGCGACGAGCGTACGGACGCACCGGTGGTGTCGTTGAGCGTCGGCGACTCGTGCCTCTTCCGGTTCGGCAACACGCACAGCCGGAACCGGCCGTGGACCGACCTGGAGCTGGCTTCGGGTGACCTGTTCGTCTTCGGCGGGCCGGCGCGGTTCGCCTATCACGGGGTGGTGCGGACCTATCCGGGTACGGCTCCGGCCGGGGTCGGCCTGGACTTCGGTCGGATCAACATCACGCTACGGGAGACCGGCCTCTCCTGAGTCTGCCCTGGTCGGCGAGTTCTCCACAGAGTTATCCACAGGGTGTGGATAGCACATGTGTACGACTGTGGAAGGTTGTCCACAGGCCGGCCAGCCTGTGGACAACCACCGTGTCACCGAGGGGACGCGAACGCGTCCACCCCGGTCAGCTCCGCCGACAGCGCCCAGAGCCGGGCCGCCTGCTCCGGGTCGACGGCGTAGTCCCGTACCCCTTCTCGGACACCCTCGGCCGCCAACTCGGCGATCTCGCAGTCCTCGCAGTAGAGACCGCCCAGCCCGTCGAGTTGCGCCGACGTGGCCGCCCAGACCTGGGTCGCCGCACCCTGTTCCGGCGTCTTGAAGCTCGGGTTCAGCGGGTTGCCGTCGGTGTCGATCCAGCCGTAGCCGACCATTTCCTCGGTCGTCAGGTGCCGCTGCAACGGGGTGAGAATCCCGCCCGGGTGGAGCGCAAAAGCCCGTACCCCGAGGTCTTTGCCGAGGGCGTCGAGTTGCACGGCGAACAGGATGTTGGCCGTCTTCGCCTGGCCGTACGCCGCCCACTTGTCGTACCCGTGCTCGAACTGCGGGTCGTCCCAGCGGATCGCGGAGTTGTGGTGACCCGTCGACGAAACCGAGACGACCCGGGCACCGCCGTCCACGAGCGCCGGCCACAGCCGGTTGGTCAGCGCGAAGTGGCCCAGGTGGTTGGTCGCGAACTGTGCCTCCCAGCCCGGCCCGACCCGCGTCTCCGGACAGGCCATGATGCCCGCGTTGTTGATCAGAATGTCGATTCGCCGGCCGGAGGCGAGAAAGCGCTCGGCGAACCCATTCACGCTTTCGAGGTCACCGAGGTCGAGTTCGTCGACCTCGACCCCCGCGATTCCGGCGAGCGCCTCACGGGCGACGTCCGGCCGCCGGGCCGGTACGACGACCCGAGCCCCGGCCTTCGCCAGGGCCCGCGTCGTTTCCAACCCCAACCCCGAATACCCGCCGGTCACCACCGCCAGTTTCCCCGAAAGATCAACCCCATCGAGTACGTCGTCAGCGGTGCTCCGTGCACCGAAACCCGATCCGATCTTGTGCTGCGCTGTGGTCATGCCCCGACGCTACGACTTCGACCGCACTGGAAGACAAGTACCTTGCTCAGCGCAGGATGCCCTCCGCGCGGGCGGCCCGCAGCCAGGCCGGGAACTCGCTGAGCAGCCGGTCGTAGAGTTCCGGATCCCCGGTCCGGTCGATGTCGTCGACCGCGAAGAAACCGACGTTGTCCACCCGCCGGCCCTGCATCTGGTCGAACCGTTCGAGGATTCCGTAGTTGGCGTTGCCGAGCCCGATGAACTGCCAGAAGATCGGCTCGTCGGCGGCGGCCCGGAACTGCTTCTCGATCGCGGCGTTCTGGTAGACGCCGCCGTCGGAATAGAACAGGACGAGGGTGGGAACCGGTTCGGGATTCTGCCGTACGAAATCCCGGACCATGGCGATCACCTTCTGCTCCTCGTTACCGAAGCCGAGCTTCGGCAGGGCCTTCATCCGGACGAATGCCGGAATCCAGCGCGGCATGTCGCCGATCTCCAGATCCGGGAGTTGCCCGGGACGGGAGGCGAACATCCACGACTGCATGGTTCCGTCGTCGTCCAACTGGGCCGCGACGGCCGCGGTCCGCTCGACCGCGCGGGCCATCGTGCCGTTCTTGTAGAGCGACGTCATCGACCCCGAGGCGT is a window from the Polymorphospora rubra genome containing:
- a CDS encoding cell division protein FtsK; translated protein: MSSNAYQPDDFDGRIIDGEVVDAEVVDLDKVRNRRAGAGGTSTGPAADDIDPDDGGDAESLDDDAPTLGAPVDRDDDPGFTPTRRPDRRAILPRWAYTMRGIKAAIRWQLKDLGYVSAFHAVRLPKYAGKLLVWCPVGLFKGTGRLLLWASAEDGNYGLRQAAAGRGSSSDIDQWLKLDARRQRQATWRWWLLAAGAGATTTAGLILAYGPVPEWAPWAASALAVGLLARVGRPDDKPITDRVTEATRYRKLTAELVRRGLTSLGLSGINSAVAKDPRAISFPVDIHRDGPGHIAIVDLPYGVEASEVVARRGKLASALRLPLDQVWPEPADGHTGRLALWVGYEPASQMKQPVWPLLSASAKVDVFKPFPLATTPRLENVDVSLMFRNYLFGGQPGSGKTFALRDLVLAAALDARTEIRGYELKGVGDFAVLEPVMTEYGNGFDDDTLARCFAFIEWLYEECRRRSKRIEHYARLGKAPENKVTPELASLKGSGLHPLVAWFDELQELMTSKYGKDAGEILEKVIKLGRALGVIILIGTQIPDKDSLPTGITRNVNSRFCLSVADQTANDMILGTSSYKQGYRATVFQPVDEAGWGILRGFGKPASVRSYYVNTDAAARIVTRAVALRQTAGTLPTPEEQTRTAAPVADVLADLAQVWPGDDKKAWNDTLCGLLAELRPEAYQGWGSAQLTAALKPHPIIKVGDVYGRLSDGKETTRRGITHDHLLKAIAERDRKKSR
- a CDS encoding DUF3307 domain-containing protein; this translates as MLADSPGPVATFAAVFAALYVAHQVADHWVQTQHQADCKGRPGWVGRIACAAHVTTYTLTALLALVAVMATTGLRLDVWPVVVGLAVSAVSHYIADRRTPLRRLAELLGSARFYALGTPRPGRDDNPSLGTGAYALDQSFHLFFLFAAALIIA
- a CDS encoding ABC transporter permease; amino-acid sequence: MTAPASAHPRTVEDLLPDAKALTAKLGKTPPRNHLMKELRIGAPKATALIERLTAKPAIPVYDYPEPIGPDPAPTPAVPESTTEVAPDPTPAEPATVAETSPLVAVDGHPGSNITTTEPDTTPAKPREPRRPVAWPVLLLALPAFVAIWSGWVELGELAGFGVVNPLPGIWDDLSLNTAITLPIGVETYAAYAMWVWLSGRAPGKARRFAKWSALGSLVVGAAGQVAYHLMTAAGMTAAPWWITTAVACLPVVVLGMGAALAHLLHSTDEA
- a CDS encoding RRQRL motif-containing zinc-binding protein — translated: MARTRAAFHDPEGDRYGLPTFWWRGAPPGYATRRQLRAAGLRPGGQPIAAQVMWRGVGGDRVAYLYKVDLARPKRTATPAQRAAIDKALLARRTCSTCHTVRWYFIPRSLGECLDCAEGGTP
- a CDS encoding DUF6284 family protein, producing MRNRLAPDEPTAADLDAIDQEWPVIAAELDLLDAEIALINAADHGGPTPLDWRRLRRAEHRVTRAAAVIGSPVKPTRLAA
- a CDS encoding GntR family transcriptional regulator produces the protein MSENLDFLGQLDPDDPKQASQQIANKLRAAILTRRLAPGDKLPSQPELATRYSVARETVKRALDLLRAERLIVSRQGSGAFVRAQTQRAVELRPHIEAVFERPHVSIDFAGFSGETLRDALAEALDKVRVGRLAPETIAVRVLISDMTVPMALPSRAETQADDPAVRERAERITRRAAEAIIDQVAELGDLGLVRSTTVEVRMHRASPLFKLYILNDEEVFYGFYPVVERTVSIKGEPLAIYDLMGKDVPLFHYAVTDDDASHGTQFVEASRQWFDSVWSTIAYRYDG
- a CDS encoding HAD family hydrolase gives rise to the protein MNADLGRLLAGVGAVLLDFDGPVCSVFAGYPAPQVAAELVDVLRRHGVDVPPDLASEPDPLEVLRRTGATGDDGVTRMVEDALCAAECRAVETAEPTPYGREVIVAARQAGMSVSAVSNNSAGALSAYLTAHRLAVYVSPVIGRAYADPGRMKPNPEPILRAVRALGIPASRCVLIGDSMSDIDGARAAGVRSVGYANRPSKVESLRAAGADAVITSMGELAGSLMERTGG
- a CDS encoding DUF4231 domain-containing protein, translated to MWSYTRRLWRGDNQSKNKQELIDMINDDGPDNWHIDHVRSRIIDAEEKLHLQQIWKKAGIAWITAGNSMLIALAVLAISSKIDEITRISTAVYIACGASLLISPALTYWQYRRTRKTRVFIKKLHLVRRRVQEQEDSRSNDVLDAALQAQKRYRDDTPDLISQFREDAGKTRALHNRLQSVIIVGSVATSAIATASVSYAHVRWVTVGASTVVGLAAGFMGYFKYHERSFNSQQTADAIEREYEAVELRVGNYKGLDESRAYSMFAESVERLRDEQNKRQQQLDQPVEAKRE
- a CDS encoding HNH endonuclease is translated as MTLADITRPAVLAAIAEFDRLGRDEFLRLAGFGRSKLYYLEYQGRLYDSKAIVGYAHGQSTGTPLVSEDFSGGDKTVVPRLTALGFDVRYMRNPDWTRDEIILACALVEANGWRQLDAADQRVKELSELLQSPAIHPVDQRGPEFRNAAGVGRKTADIATAHPQYLGKKTNGNRLDREVLDDFIARPAEMHAVAAAIRTALAADEPPTAGPDPDVPDPTADEGGVLLRLHLRRERDPKIRRAKIADAKRHGLAIACEICGFDFAKTYGVRGTDYIECHHRTPLHVTGPTKTRLADLALICSNCHRMIHRTKPWLTVEELQSVMQRS
- a CDS encoding protein-tyrosine phosphatase family protein — protein: MVDPWDVSAGGLLRLPSGRLVRGRGLMRPLPAGQVPTFAVYLLGKPPPPVDWEARWLHWPDFRLPRDRDEARTMFREAWERSATDRVELACSGGRGRTGTALACLAIIDGVPADEAVTFVRAHYSPHAVETPWQKRYVRRFLA
- a CDS encoding alpha-ketoglutarate-dependent dioxygenase AlkB family protein — protein: MFDLPHAGRREIAPGAVHVPRWLDPATQRRLVEACQAWARGPVPARAATLPGGGRTSVRTVCLGWHWQPYRYSRTADDAGGGRVAALPDWLADLGRAGLAEARQATARSYRPDTALINFYDDAAKMGLHQDRDERTDAPVVSLSVGDSCLFRFGNTHSRNRPWTDLELASGDLFVFGGPARFAYHGVVRTYPGTAPAGVGLDFGRINITLRETGLS
- a CDS encoding SDR family NAD(P)-dependent oxidoreductase, with amino-acid sequence MTTAQHKIGSGFGARSTADDVLDGVDLSGKLAVVTGGYSGLGLETTRALAKAGARVVVPARRPDVAREALAGIAGVEVDELDLGDLESVNGFAERFLASGRRIDILINNAGIMACPETRVGPGWEAQFATNHLGHFALTNRLWPALVDGGARVVSVSSTGHHNSAIRWDDPQFEHGYDKWAAYGQAKTANILFAVQLDALGKDLGVRAFALHPGGILTPLQRHLTTEEMVGYGWIDTDGNPLNPSFKTPEQGAATQVWAATSAQLDGLGGLYCEDCEIAELAAEGVREGVRDYAVDPEQAARLWALSAELTGVDAFASPR